In the genome of Rhodamnia argentea isolate NSW1041297 chromosome 3, ASM2092103v1, whole genome shotgun sequence, one region contains:
- the LOC115730399 gene encoding disease resistance protein RPP2B-like: MQGTEHAEAIFLELPEPEEAYFSPRAFEKMKKLWLLVLVNVDKDNSFPDSIRLPNALMWFQWPNCPLVPEFSKGPKKLVGLDMRKSKIKVPEQFKDFKKLKFINYSECESPIHMPDLKCIPDLEELDLHGCKNLEHAHESLADHNNLQLLNLSGCSKLHDFPKMLRSKKLQLLNLNLCSKLESFPEIPDKMEGLRGLYLIKTSIEKLPKSIENLVSLEEMDLRYCTKLRILPSSIYRFQNLERLILEGCSGLVEFPKNGEDPKDPHMKTGFPKLYVLNLRGCNLSKVDFLESSCFPVLRALYLLGNNFATLPTCGQLHNLLWLDVSHTQQLQEIPKMPGQLRRLYAIGCESLSKFPPDTFEVQGISSQNRLPSYSTSRRDASIFAP; encoded by the exons ATGCAGGGAACAGAGCATGCAGAAGCCATATTTCTAGAGCTACCAGAGCCAGAAGAGGCATATTTTAGCCCTCGAGCTTTcgagaaaatgaagaagttgtGGTTGCTCGTCCTGGTTAATGTGGATAAAGACAATTCTTTCCCAGATTCCATCCGTCTCCCTAATGCGTTAATGTGGTTTCAATGGCCTAATTGTCCCTTGGTTCCAGAATTCAGCAAGGGTCCAAAGAAGTTAGTTGGACTTGATATGCGGAAGAGCAAGATTAAGGTGCCGGAACAATTTAAG gactttaaaaaattgaagttcataAACTACAGTGAATGCGAGTCACCGATTCATATGCCGGACCTCAAATGTATTCCAGATCTAGAGGAATTGGATCTCCATGGGTGCAAAAACTTGGAGCATGCCCACGAATCACTTGCAGATCACAACAATTTACAGTTGTTGAATTTAAGTGGGTGCTCTAAACTTCATGATTTCCCCAAAATGCTCCGGTCCAAGAAGCTTCAACTTCTCAATCTTAATCTTTGCTCAAAATTGGAAAGCTTCCCTGAAATTCCAGATAAAATGGAAGGCTTGCGAGGACTTTATTTAATTAAGACTTCAATTGAGAAACTTCCCAAGTCCATAGAAAATCTTGTTTCCTTGGAGGAAATGGATTTAAGGTATTGCACGAAACTGAGAATCCTTCCATCTAGCATTTATAGGTTCCAAAATCTGGAAAGGCTGATACTTGAAGGTTGCTCAGGACTAGTCGAGTTTCCAAAGAATGGGGAGGATCCGAAGGATCCCCATATGAAGACAGGATTTCCTAAGCTATATGTTTTAAACCTTCGTGgatgcaatttatcaaaagtAGACTTCTTGGAGAGTTCCTGTTTTCCTGTCTTAAGAGCATTGTATTTGTTGGGAAACAATTTTGCTACCCTTCCTACATGCGGACAACTCCATAATTTGCTGTGGTTGGATGTTTCGCATACCCAACAACTACAAGAGATCCCCAAGATGCCAGGGCAATTGCGTCGTCTATATGCAATTGGTTGCGAATCTCTGAGTAAATTTCCCCCCGACACATTCGAAGTTCAAG GAATTTCGTCCCAAAACCGATTGCCGAGTTATTCTACCTCGAGGAGAGATGCCAGCATCTTTGCTCCCTGA